The Streptomyces sp. NBC_00286 nucleotide sequence GTTCGGCCGTTGTGCGCGTGTACGGCCGTCCGGCGCGTCCGGCGGCCGGGCAGCAGCCCGACGGCCTTCAGCCGCTTGTGCGAGCAGCGGGCGCCCAGGACGGACAATGCCGAGGAGACCAGCGACTTGGGCCCGCCCGCCTACTCAAGGGCCGACTACCGCTACCGCTCCCGTTCCCGCTGACCGGTCGCGGCGTTCGTCTGAGACAGAAGCGTCAGAAAGGCCCGGGTAGAGAACCGGCCGCGCGTACACGTCCCACAGCCTCCCGAGGAACAGCAGGCCGAACCTGGCCAGCCCCGCGGCGCGCGCGGCGGGGGGAGGAACCCTCCACCCGGAACGTTGGCGCACGGCATCGAGCTTCAGCGCAGAGGCGGCGGCGTGCAACATGAGGACGTAGGCGACTGATGAGGCCGAATGGGTGATTGTCTGCGCATCCGGGATTCGGAACCGTGCCCGCACGGAATGCATGGGATTTTCCCCGAATTCCCCATGCCCCGGAGGTGGGCTCCTTGACGCAGAACCCCCGGACAGCGACAGCGACCGACATGCATTTCCCTGACGGGCATGACGTGCGGATGATGCGATCCGTGCTGGAAACCGGCGGGTTGTGGACCGTCGACACGCAGGCTCCGTCGTACCAGCAGCTCCGGCCGTTCAATCAGCCGGACGGGGCGCTGTCCGCTCAGCTCGCGGAGGCCGGTGAAGAAGCGAGCGCCGCGTACTGGGAGACCGACGGGTTCCCGGTCCACAAGGGCCTGTCGACGCATTTGGCGAATCTGACGGGCATCGAGCAGCATCCCGATCCGGTAGCGGCCCATGTCATGGCCGTTTGTTCCGGCTACGCCTATTCGGGGGTGGAAACCGTCTCGATGATCACGGCGAGGATGGGGCTCGACAAAAACCACTGCCGCCTGATCTCGGCAACCGTCGACGCCATGTTCATCTGCTCCAGGGCGTTTCTGATCCAGAGCGGCGACGGGAAGGTGGTCATCCTCTGCTACAGAGGCACCGAACCGACGAATCTGGCCAATGGACTGACCGACGTCGATGTCGAACCGGAGCGGATCAACTACCAGTTCGAGGATCCCTGCGCCAGCGTGCACGCCGGCTTCTACCGCAATGTCCGGGCCACCCGCCACGAGGTCATGGAGGCGTTGCGGCGCGCGGTGGCGGGGCGATCGGTGCGTAAACCGGTGGAGGGCGAATCCGACAAGATGCCGGGGAAGCTCGAGGCGCTGTACATCACCGGGCACAGTCTCGGAGGCGCCATGGCCTCGATGATGGCCGTGATGCTGCGGCACGAGAAGAAATACGCGGCTGTCGCCGAACTCCTCAAGGGGGTCTACACGTTCGGCCAGCCGATGATCGGCGATCCGAGTTTCGCCCGAGCCTGCGAGAGCGACGCGGAGTTCAGCCGAAAGATCATCCGGTACGTTCACGGCGACGACGTCATTCCGCATTTTCCGCCGGTGACGGCAGGGCCGTACGAACACTTCGGGCGCGAGTACCGGTACCGGATCTCGCACCTTCAGCAGAGCGTGGCCGGCTGGTTGAGATACCTGGGGTCCTCGTACCAGCCGCAGACCGGGGCGTGGCGCGAGACGAACACGTACACGTCACAGATGTCGAGCTTCCTCGGTTTCGCGCTGGGCGCGACGACGCTGGCCGCACGGAAATCCCAGATCCTGCGGGCGCTTCCCGTCGTGTACTCGCTGGAGGACCATCTTCCCGCGCACTACATCGGGGCGCTGACCCCGGGGCGCGTATCGGACGAATTCGGCGATTGAGCTCGATCGTTCGATTGATTTTGATCAATTATGGGTCCCCGTCAGTTCACTGACGGGGACCCCGCGTTGTCGCGATAGCGTGGCATGGCAAGGAGTGCTGCGGAACGTGGGGCGGGTTCATGCGGATGCGGTTCGATGCCGGGGCCGAGGACGAGTTCCAGGTGGCTTGTGGGCTGCTGGTCGAACGGTTGGTGGGGTGGGCCGGGGAGCAGGGGCTGCCGGTGGACGGGTTTCTGGCCGGGGCGGCGCTGGACTATCGGCACCGGGCCACCGTTGACGGTCGGTTGGGGCTTTGGGAGCCGCGGCATGTGGAGGAGTTGCTGCTCTGCTGGCTGCCGCAGACGATCACCGAGCACTCGGGGGAGGAGCGCGGCGACGCCCCGGGCACGTTGCGCACGCTGCTGCGTTATCTGCACGCCTCGCAGTTGGCGGGCCCGCGCGGGCCCGCGCTCGAGGAATCCCTCGCGGCGGTCGACGCGGTGGCCGAGCAGTACTCGGCGGCGATGGCGGACCGTAGCCGCTGGGGCTTGGCGAGGTTCTGGATGACGACGGCTGCCGAGGAGGGCGTGGACCTCCAGGACGAGGCGGCGTTGCAGCGGTTCGTGGAGCGGGCGCAGCGCGGGGAGGTCGCGTACGACGAGGACGCCCTCGAGACGATCATGGAGCGGCGACTGGCCGGCGACTGGTTGTCCGACGCGGCCCGCGCCGAGCCGCAGCTGCCCGTGGCGCTCCCCGCGGATGGTGAACTGCGCCGGCAGGCCGAGGCGTCGGCGATCGTGGCGCAGTTGCGCGGGCTGGCCGAGTGGGCGGGGCGCGAGGGCCGTGCGGTGACGGCGACGGGGCGGCTGCGGATGGCCGATGCCCGCGAGCTGGTGGATGCGCTGGGCACCGGCGACAGCACCGAAGGGGTGCGCTCGTCGGCCGATCTGCCGCGGCTGGGGCTGCTGGTGGAGTGGGCGAAGAAGGCGCGGCTGGTGCGGGTGGCCAAGGGACGGCTGTACGCGGTGGCCAAGGCCCGGCCGGTGCTGGCCGACCCGCTGCAACTGTGGCTACGCGCCTTCGACGCATGCTTCGAGCTGCGGCAGGCGCTGGTCGGTGCGCGCAGCGGCTGGTACGTGGAGTCGATGCTCTTCGATGTGTACGAGGACATGCTGGAGGACGTGCTGAACACGCTCTACAGCCTGCCGTACCCGATGCCCTGGCCGCGGCTGCGGGACTCCGTACACCTGGGCTACCAGGCCGAGTTCCAGCTGGGCGGCCAGCCGGACGCCGTATCCCAGGCGTGGTTCGGGCATGCGGACCGGGACCTGCGGACGGTGCTCGACGTGCTCGTGGATCTCGGTGCGATCGAGCGGGACCGGGGGATGGCCGATCCGGTGTTCCTGGACGTCGACCTTTCCGACGGCCTTTCCGACGGCCTTTCCGACGGCCCTTCCGGCGGCCTTTCCGGCCCCGGGTCCGAGCTGCCTGCGGACCTGCCGCCGGAGCTCGCCGAGCTCCTGAGCGCCGTGGCGCCCGCGGACCCGGCGGTGGCGCGGGAGCGTGCCCGCGCCCAGCGTGAGGAACTGACCGCCGGGCCGGTCGAGCTCCTGCGTCTCACGGAGCTGGGCACCAGGGCCGTACGACAGCGGCTGCTGGCCGTCGGCCGGGACGCACCCCTGATCGGCGAGCTGGCCCAGGCGCCGGCGGCCGGTCTGCTGGGTGTGCTGGCCGACGACTACGATCCGGACGCCGCCCGTACGGAGCTGGCCGGCTGGATCGCGGCTCACGGAGAGCGGGATGCCGCGCTGCGGCAACTGACCGAGGCCGTACGGTCCATGCCGTTCCGTGTGCGTGCGCAGGCGATGTTCGCCGTGCTGCTGACGGGGCTGCCGGACGGCGAGGGCGAGCGGCTGCTGCGCGGACTGCGCGGCGACGCCCAGCTGGCGCCGCTCGCGCTGAGCGAACTGGCGCACCGTCAACTGCTG carries:
- a CDS encoding lipase family protein; its protein translation is MPARNAWDFPRIPHAPEVGSLTQNPRTATATDMHFPDGHDVRMMRSVLETGGLWTVDTQAPSYQQLRPFNQPDGALSAQLAEAGEEASAAYWETDGFPVHKGLSTHLANLTGIEQHPDPVAAHVMAVCSGYAYSGVETVSMITARMGLDKNHCRLISATVDAMFICSRAFLIQSGDGKVVILCYRGTEPTNLANGLTDVDVEPERINYQFEDPCASVHAGFYRNVRATRHEVMEALRRAVAGRSVRKPVEGESDKMPGKLEALYITGHSLGGAMASMMAVMLRHEKKYAAVAELLKGVYTFGQPMIGDPSFARACESDAEFSRKIIRYVHGDDVIPHFPPVTAGPYEHFGREYRYRISHLQQSVAGWLRYLGSSYQPQTGAWRETNTYTSQMSSFLGFALGATTLAARKSQILRALPVVYSLEDHLPAHYIGALTPGRVSDEFGD